In a genomic window of Procambarus clarkii isolate CNS0578487 chromosome 10, FALCON_Pclarkii_2.0, whole genome shotgun sequence:
- the LOC138363110 gene encoding calcium-binding and coiled-coil domain-containing protein 2-like, whose protein sequence is MTTKAENGIKGTEEVWNVEEDKATVEEGKATVEEGKATVEEGKATVEEGKATVEEGKATVEEGKVTVEEGKATVEEGKATAEEGKATVEEGKATVEEGKATVEEGKATVEEGKATVEEGKATVEEDKATVEEDKATVEEGKVTVEEGKATVEEGKATVEEDKATVEEGKATVEEDKATVEEGKATVEEGKATVEEGKATVEEGKATVEEGKATVEEGKATVEEGKATVEEGKATVEEGKATVEEGKATVEEGKATVEEGKATVEEGKVTVEEGKATVEEGKATVEEDKATVEEGKATVEEDKATKATLHSGLISLISKRTPNRRCRYRFYGHNNGQ, encoded by the coding sequence aatgttgaagaaGACAAAGCCACTGTTGAAGAAGGCAAAGCCACTGTTGAAGAAGGCAAAGCTACTGTTGAAGAAGGCAAAGCCACTGTTGAAGAAGGCAAAGCCACTGTTGAAGAAGGCAAAGCCACTGTTGAAGAAGGCAAAGTCACTGTTGAAGAAGGCAAAGCTACTGTTGAAGAAGGCAAAGCTACTGCTGAAGAAGGCAAAGCTACTGTTGAAGAAGGCAAAGCTACTGTTGAAGAAGGCAAAGCTACTGTTGAAGAAGGCAAAGCTACTGTTGAAGAAGGCAAAGCTACTGTTGAAGAAGGCAAAGCCACTGTTGAAGAAGACAAAGCCACTGTTGAAGAAGACAAAGCCACTGTTGAAGAAGGCAAAGTCACTGTTGAAGAAGGCAAAGCCACTGTTGAAGAAGGCAAAGCCACCGTTGAAGAAGACAAAGCCACTGTTGAAGAAGGCAAAGCCACTGTTGAAGAAGACAAAGCCACTGTTGAAGAAGGCAAAGCCACTGTTGAAGAAGGCAAAGCCACTGTTGAAGAAGGCAAAGCTACTGTTGAAGAAGGCAAAGCTACTGTTGAAGAAGGCAAAGCTACTGTTGAAGAAGGCAAAGCTACTGTTGAAGAAGGCAAAGCTACTGTTGAAGAAGGCAAAGCTACTGTTGAAGAAGGCAAAGCTACTGTTGAAGAAGGCAAAGCTACTGTTGAAGAAGGCAAAGCCACTGTTGAAGAAGGCAAAGCCACTGTTGAAGAAGGCAAAGTCACTGTTGAAGAAGGCAAAGCCACTGTTGAAGAAGGCAAAGCCACCGTTGAAGAAGACAAAGCCACTGTTGAAGAAGGCAAAGCCACTGTTGAAGAAGACAAAGCCACTAAAGCCACTTTGCACAGTGGCCTCATCTCTTTAATATCAAAGAGAACGCCTAATAGAAGGTGTAGATATAGATTCTATGGACACAATAATGGACAATAA